A single window of Actinoallomurus bryophytorum DNA harbors:
- a CDS encoding VOC family protein: MSLTHIQLLSVPVADQDRAKDFYVGTLGFELVADTAMGPDQRWVQVRPRGSVSSITLVTWFETMPPGSLKGLVIETDDLQGDIESLGLGDADVQDAPWGRFVTLEDPDGNGLILQATASGA; the protein is encoded by the coding sequence ATGAGTCTCACGCACATTCAGCTGCTGTCCGTGCCGGTCGCCGATCAGGACCGCGCGAAGGACTTCTACGTCGGCACGCTCGGGTTCGAGCTGGTGGCCGACACCGCGATGGGGCCGGACCAGCGCTGGGTGCAGGTACGGCCACGGGGCTCGGTGTCCTCGATCACGCTGGTCACCTGGTTCGAGACGATGCCACCCGGGTCGCTCAAGGGCCTGGTCATCGAGACCGACGACCTTCAGGGCGACATCGAGTCCCTGGGGCTCGGTGACGCGGATGTCCAGGACGCGCCCTGGGGACGGTTCGTCACCCTTGAGGATCCCGACGGCAACGGTCTCATCCTGCAGGCCACGGCCTCCGGTGCCTGA
- a CDS encoding IclR family transcriptional regulator encodes MTTSGEEREKAAVAPVLVIRKVKQILESFTIEEPELTLQQITRLTGLPSSTCQRLVQNLVREGFLDRYEDRYRIGLGLVQVAAPGTFGLDLVRLTRPALRRLRDETGETACLYMRDGAFRTVVALAESRHPVIRLFVVGMVMPLHAGSAGKVFMAWDPAARRDAVGQGLPRYTPRTVVDIDLLTEQLGQIRRAGYATSFEERDYGAASISAPVFGMTGDLVAAIGIGAPTQRLAPSDTGRLASAVVGAAEEASRRLGHRTGVRPDSAAL; translated from the coding sequence ATGACGACGTCGGGTGAGGAGCGCGAGAAGGCCGCCGTGGCGCCGGTCCTCGTGATCCGGAAGGTCAAGCAGATCCTCGAGTCGTTCACGATCGAGGAGCCCGAGCTCACGCTGCAGCAGATCACCAGGCTGACCGGCCTGCCGTCGAGCACCTGTCAGCGGCTGGTGCAGAACCTCGTGCGCGAGGGGTTCCTGGACCGGTACGAGGACCGTTACCGGATCGGGCTGGGCCTCGTGCAGGTGGCGGCGCCGGGAACGTTCGGGCTCGACCTGGTAAGGCTGACGCGCCCGGCCCTGCGACGGCTGCGCGACGAGACCGGCGAGACGGCCTGCCTCTACATGCGCGACGGGGCGTTCCGCACCGTCGTCGCGCTGGCCGAGTCCCGCCACCCGGTCATCCGCCTGTTCGTGGTGGGCATGGTGATGCCCCTGCACGCGGGCTCGGCGGGAAAGGTCTTCATGGCCTGGGACCCCGCCGCGCGTCGCGACGCGGTGGGTCAGGGCCTGCCGCGCTACACCCCGCGTACCGTCGTCGACATCGACCTGCTCACCGAGCAGCTCGGGCAGATCCGGCGGGCCGGCTACGCGACCAGCTTCGAAGAACGCGACTACGGCGCGGCCTCGATCAGCGCCCCGGTGTTCGGCATGACCGGGGATCTCGTCGCGGCGATCGGAATCGGCGCACCCACCCAGCGCCTGGCACCCTCGGACACCGGCCGGCTCGCCTCGGCGGTCGTCGGCGCGGCCGAGGAGGCGTCCCGCCGGCTCGGTCACCGCACAGGCGTCCGCCCGGACAGCGCCGCGCTCTGA